The proteins below come from a single Corylus avellana chromosome ca3, CavTom2PMs-1.0 genomic window:
- the LOC132174061 gene encoding pectinesterase 2-like, with product MRIHVGFTILSLFFLSFMLPECSPSTIQGWCSQTPHPQPCQHFIMMKNHSNHHNSFAVFQQMTKQIALDQALKTQRQTIWLRPNSQNIREKAAWADCIHLFGNTIHRLKQTIGNHGQHTDEDVQTWLSSALTNLDTCQTGFTELGVSSNILPLLSNVSKLVTNALATNKYTLSQKNKEHKIPTWRPLDEKKVLQDLNIPDIVVAKDGSGNFTNVQEAVDYASKMQRKRKDSRFVMYVKVGIYEENVEIGWAGKNITMVGDGIGKTIITASRSVKKHSTTYTSATVAVDGDGFMARDMTFRNSAGPSNGQAVALRSGSDLSAFYRCSFEGYQDTLYVHSNKQFFRECDIYGTVDFIFGNAAAVFQNCNIYSDTVHTPNAVTAQGRTDSNQTTGIVIQSCRVRAFTAAGRSPLPRKAMKTYLGRPWKKYSRTIFIKTYFDGSVDPAGWMKWDKDFALNTLYYGEYKNRGSGSSTAKRVKWGGFHLITSSLEASNYTVSSFISGGSWLPSLGVPFTPGL from the exons ATGAGGATTCATGTTGGTTTTACAATTTTATCACTATTTTTCCTGTCATTTATGCTACCGGAATGCAGCCCGAGCACTATACAAGGATGGTGCAGTCAGACACCACATCCACAGCCATGTCAACACTTCATCATGATGAAGAATCACAGCAACCATCATAATTCTTTTGCAGTTTTTCAGCAGATGACAAAGCAGATTGCTCTCGACCAAGCTCTCAAAACCCAAAGACAGACAATATGGCTTCGACCCAATTCCCAAAACATTCGAGAGAAAGCAGCTTGGGCTGATTGCATTCACCTCTTTGGCAATACCATTCACCGCCTCAAGCAAACCATCGGAAATCATGGCCAACACACCGATGAGGATGTTCAAACTTGGCTCAGCTCCGCCCTAACAAATCTTGACACCTGTCAAACAG GTTTTACAGAACTCGGGGTTTCGAGCAATATCCTCCCGCTCCTCTCCAATGTCTCCAAGCTTGTTACCAACGCATTGGCAACCAACAAATACACGTTAAGCCAGAAAAACAAGGAACACAAGATTCCCACATGGCGCCCTTTGGATGAGAAAAAGGTTTTGCAGGATTTGAATATTCCTGATATCGTGGTTGCAAAAGATGGATCAGGGAACTTTACGAACGTGCAAGAAGCTGTGGATTATGCGAGCAAGATGCAGAGGAAGAGGAAGGATAGTAGGTTTGTGATGTATGTTAAGGTTGGGATTTACGAAGAGAACGTTGAGATCGGGTGGGCAGGGAAGAATATTACGATGGTCGGTGACGGCATCGGAAAGACAATCATCACGGCAAGTAGGAGCGTTAAAAAACACTCCACCACTTACACATCAGCGACAGTCG CTGTTGATGGTGACGGATTTATGGCTCGTGACATGACATTCCGCAACTCTGCCGGACCCTCAAACGGACAAGCAGTTGCTCTCCGATCAGGATCCGACCTCTCTGCATTCTACCGATGCAGCTTCGAAGGTTACCAAGACACTCTCTACGTTCATTCAAACAAGCAATTCTTCAGGGAATGCGATATCTACGGAACCGTGGACTTCATCTTCGGAAACGCCGCCGCCGTCTTTCAGAACTGCAATATATATTCCGACACCGTCCACACGCCTAACGCCGTCACAGCTCAAGGCCGTACAGATTCCAACCAAACTACCGGAATAGTGATTCAAAGTTGCAGGGTGAGAGCTTTTACGGCCGCCGGAAGAAGTCCATTGCCGCGTAAGGCAATGAAAACGTACCTTGGAAGGCCATGGAAGAAATATTCGAGGACCATTTTCATCAAAACATATTTTGATGGGTCTGTTGATCCAGCAGGTTGGATGAAGTGGGATAAAGATTTTGCTCTGAATACCCTCTACTATGGAGAGTACAAGAACAGAGGCTCTGGCTCTTCAACTGCAAAGAGAGTTAAATGGGGTGGTTTTCATCTCATTACAAGCTCTCTGGAGGCATCAAACTACACCGTTTCAAGCTTCATTTCTGGGGGTTCTTGGTTGCCATCCTTGGGGGTCCCATTCACTCCAGGGCTTTGA
- the LOC132174919 gene encoding uncharacterized protein LOC132174919 isoform X1, which yields MGSSGSKASSGGAATSSSSSSGSGRTGRFRGHRVFQSSCLGTTSRSRDCDNDDHHKVCHFEKKENGDGIAPCTNRTETEPDELKTESFRKVKVEESDELPCLSSNDDLDEWGQVRATNTTSRTGSSSVRDSSTHSLNPSGRFLSRFSLIPGNVSFRLSRATSLGSSRPYPVTSTSLAILNDEDEIHLQAGPASSFVHRNETQQGSDLLPASLINGTSTQCYQDTSATLRLNAPAPDFSDNLQDNETIQSVARDSESTRNGVEVNLYSPRIHTENDSVETRQPDRWIGAREPVERNVRFSRTLSVGRLRDRVLRRSSLSDLTFCPLQQEREARDASQHNGRQAWESETREPVSEYNAVTTPATSGYPPSSTSSSLFSIQDYEVETSRSREGRYHDLLEHRSNFLERRRRIRSQVRALQRMGSRFENLSGHERSCILSGQHRTGRCTCRINSRDANLNDDTSARASISRIVMLAEALFEVLDEIHQQSVVLSSRPSVSSIGSVPAPNEVVESLPVKLYTKLQKHQNEEAAQCYICLVEYEEGDSLRILPCHHEFHRTCVDKWLKEIHRVCPLCRGDICRSDSSPEEN from the exons ATGGGGTCGAGCGGAAGCAAGGCGTCGTCCGGTGGTGCAGCgacgtcgtcgtcgtcgtcctCCGGTAGCGGTCGGACGGGTCGGTTCAGAGGGCACCGAGTCTTCCAGTCGTCTTGTCTCGGAACCACATCACGATCCCGCGACTGTGACAATGACGACCACCACAAG GTTTGTCattttgagaagaaagaaaatggtgaTGGTATAGCTCCATGTACAAATCGGACTGAAACGGAGCCGGATGAGTTGAAAACTGAGTCTTTCAGAAAGGTTAAAGTTGAAGAATCTGATGAACTGCCTTGTTTATCCTCTAATGATGATCTTGATGAATGGGGTCAAGTAAGGGCGACTAATACAACTTCCAGAACTGGTAGCAGCTCTGTCCGTGATTCGTCAACTCATTCCTTGAACCCTTCTGGTCGTTTCCTTTCCCGCTTTAGTTTAATTCCTGGTAATGTAAGCTTCAGACTCAGCAGAGCAACCAGTTTAGGGTCATCAAGGCCGTATCCTGTTACTTCTACAAGTCTCGCAATATTGAATGATGAAGATGAGATACATCTACAAGCAGGACCTGCCAGCAGCTTTGTTCATAGAAATGAAACTCAACAAGGCAGTGACTTGCTTCCTGCATCATTGATTAACGGAACATCCACACAATGTTATCAAGATACTAGTGCTACTTTGAGGTTAAATGCTCCAGCACCGGATTTTTCTGACAATTTGCAAGACAATGAGACAATCCAAAGTGTGGCCAGAGATAGTGAAAGTacaagaaatggggttgaggTTAATTTGTATTCGCCGAGAATTCATACTGAAAATGATAGTGTTGAGACTAGACAACCTGATAGGTGGATTGGAGCTCGCGAACCTGTTGAACGGAATGTTCGTTTTAGTAGAACCCTAAGTGTTGGAAGACTTCGTGACAGAGTTCTTCGTCGGTCGTCGTTGTCTGATTTAACATTTTGTCCTTTGCAACAAGAGAGAGAAGCAAGAGATGCTAGTCAGCATAATGGTAGACAAGCCTGGGAGAGTGAGACAAGGGAACCCGTATCTGAATATAATGCTGTAACAACTCCAGCTACCTCTGGTTATCCTCCATCAAGTACATCTAGCTCCTTATTCAGTATCCAAGATTACGAGGTGGAAACTTCACGGTCAAGAGAAGGCAGGTATCACGATCTGCTGGAACATAGATCAAATTTCCTTGAACGGAGAAGAAGAATACGATCTCAG GTTCGTGCTCTTCAGCGGATGGGAAGTCGTTTTGAGAACCTGTCTGGACATGAGAGGTCTTGTATCTTATCTGGTCAACATAGAACAGGTCGTTGTACATGTCGTATTAATAGCCGGGATGCCAATTTAAATGACGACACTAGTGCTAGGGCTAGCATATCAAGAATTGTTATGTTAGCTGAAGCTTTATTTGAG gttCTGGATGAAATTCACCAGCAATCTGTGGTTTTATCCTCCCGACCTTCTGTATCTTCAATTGGGTCTGTCCCTGCACCTAATGAAGTTGTAGAGTCATTGCCTGTCAAATTATACACCAAGTTGCAAAAACATCAGAATGAGGAGGCTGCACA ATGTTATATATGCCTTGTGGAATATGAGGAAGGAGACAGCTTGCGGATATTGCCTTGTCATCATGAATTTCATAGAACATGTGTTGACAAATGGCTGAAGGAGATCCACAG GGTATGCCCACTTTGTCGGGGGGATATCTGTAGATCGGACTCATCGCCTGAAGAGAACTAA
- the LOC132174919 gene encoding uncharacterized protein LOC132174919 isoform X2, with translation MGSSGSKASSGGAATSSSSSSGSGRTGRFRGHRVFQSSCLGTTSRSRDCDNDDHHKVCHFEKKENGDGIAPCTNRTETEPDELKTESFRKVKVEESDELPCLSSNDDLDEWGQVRATNTTSRTGSSSVRDSSTHSLNPSGRFLSRFSLIPGNVSFRLSRATSLGSSRPYPVTSTSLAILNDEDEIHLQAGPASSFVHRNETQQGSDLLPASLINGTSTQCYQDTSATLRLNAPAPDFSDNLQDNETIQSVARDSESTRNGVEVNLYSPRIHTENDSVETRQPDRWIGAREPVERNVRFSRTLSVGRLRDRVLRRSSLSDLTFCPLQQEREARDASQHNGRQAWESETREPVSEYNAVTTPATSGYPPSSTSSSLFSIQDYEVETSRSREGRYHDLLEHRSNFLERRRRIRSQVRALQRMGSRFENLSGHERSCILSGQHRTGRCTCRINSRDANLNDDTSARASISRIVMLAEALFEQSVVLSSRPSVSSIGSVPAPNEVVESLPVKLYTKLQKHQNEEAAQCYICLVEYEEGDSLRILPCHHEFHRTCVDKWLKEIHRVCPLCRGDICRSDSSPEEN, from the exons ATGGGGTCGAGCGGAAGCAAGGCGTCGTCCGGTGGTGCAGCgacgtcgtcgtcgtcgtcctCCGGTAGCGGTCGGACGGGTCGGTTCAGAGGGCACCGAGTCTTCCAGTCGTCTTGTCTCGGAACCACATCACGATCCCGCGACTGTGACAATGACGACCACCACAAG GTTTGTCattttgagaagaaagaaaatggtgaTGGTATAGCTCCATGTACAAATCGGACTGAAACGGAGCCGGATGAGTTGAAAACTGAGTCTTTCAGAAAGGTTAAAGTTGAAGAATCTGATGAACTGCCTTGTTTATCCTCTAATGATGATCTTGATGAATGGGGTCAAGTAAGGGCGACTAATACAACTTCCAGAACTGGTAGCAGCTCTGTCCGTGATTCGTCAACTCATTCCTTGAACCCTTCTGGTCGTTTCCTTTCCCGCTTTAGTTTAATTCCTGGTAATGTAAGCTTCAGACTCAGCAGAGCAACCAGTTTAGGGTCATCAAGGCCGTATCCTGTTACTTCTACAAGTCTCGCAATATTGAATGATGAAGATGAGATACATCTACAAGCAGGACCTGCCAGCAGCTTTGTTCATAGAAATGAAACTCAACAAGGCAGTGACTTGCTTCCTGCATCATTGATTAACGGAACATCCACACAATGTTATCAAGATACTAGTGCTACTTTGAGGTTAAATGCTCCAGCACCGGATTTTTCTGACAATTTGCAAGACAATGAGACAATCCAAAGTGTGGCCAGAGATAGTGAAAGTacaagaaatggggttgaggTTAATTTGTATTCGCCGAGAATTCATACTGAAAATGATAGTGTTGAGACTAGACAACCTGATAGGTGGATTGGAGCTCGCGAACCTGTTGAACGGAATGTTCGTTTTAGTAGAACCCTAAGTGTTGGAAGACTTCGTGACAGAGTTCTTCGTCGGTCGTCGTTGTCTGATTTAACATTTTGTCCTTTGCAACAAGAGAGAGAAGCAAGAGATGCTAGTCAGCATAATGGTAGACAAGCCTGGGAGAGTGAGACAAGGGAACCCGTATCTGAATATAATGCTGTAACAACTCCAGCTACCTCTGGTTATCCTCCATCAAGTACATCTAGCTCCTTATTCAGTATCCAAGATTACGAGGTGGAAACTTCACGGTCAAGAGAAGGCAGGTATCACGATCTGCTGGAACATAGATCAAATTTCCTTGAACGGAGAAGAAGAATACGATCTCAG GTTCGTGCTCTTCAGCGGATGGGAAGTCGTTTTGAGAACCTGTCTGGACATGAGAGGTCTTGTATCTTATCTGGTCAACATAGAACAGGTCGTTGTACATGTCGTATTAATAGCCGGGATGCCAATTTAAATGACGACACTAGTGCTAGGGCTAGCATATCAAGAATTGTTATGTTAGCTGAAGCTTTATTTGAG CAATCTGTGGTTTTATCCTCCCGACCTTCTGTATCTTCAATTGGGTCTGTCCCTGCACCTAATGAAGTTGTAGAGTCATTGCCTGTCAAATTATACACCAAGTTGCAAAAACATCAGAATGAGGAGGCTGCACA ATGTTATATATGCCTTGTGGAATATGAGGAAGGAGACAGCTTGCGGATATTGCCTTGTCATCATGAATTTCATAGAACATGTGTTGACAAATGGCTGAAGGAGATCCACAG GGTATGCCCACTTTGTCGGGGGGATATCTGTAGATCGGACTCATCGCCTGAAGAGAACTAA